In Candidatus Krumholzibacteriia bacterium, the genomic window TCCACATTAGCAACTACCATCATGTCGTCCTGCTCCACGCCCGGCAGCGCGCCCGGCACCGCACGCGCAAAGTGCAGTGCACGCGCGGTGAACACCCATTCGATATCCAGCGTGTGCAGAACCACTTCCTTCAATGTCCACTTGCCTGGAGCGTAACGGAACTTCGCCTTCTCTTCCGGAATGTCCTTGAGCAGCGAGGCGGTATCCCCGAACTGCGCCCGGAGAATGGAGACAATATCGCCATCGGGAACAAGGCCGGTGTAGGCGCGATAGTATTCGAAGTACTCGGATGGGTCGGGGCGGCGGCG contains:
- a CDS encoding DinB family protein — protein: MRRRPDPSEYFEYYRAYTGLVPDGDIVSILRAQFGDTASLLKDIPEEKAKFRYAPGKWTLKEVVLHTLDIEWVFTARALHFARAVPGALPGVEQDDMMVVANVDARPLPALLAEWRHLRQAGALFFEGLDAAGWGREGVASGRSFTVRSIAYIIAGHERHHVNVIRERYLP